A stretch of Lathyrus oleraceus cultivar Zhongwan6 chromosome 6, CAAS_Psat_ZW6_1.0, whole genome shotgun sequence DNA encodes these proteins:
- the LOC127091502 gene encoding ABC transporter I family member 20 — MGINVNSDSKPKTVEIKELKFTYPGIDGHPPPGSKPLIQDFSLNLFSGDRCLLVGSNGAGKTTILKILGGKHMVEPEMVRVLGRSAFHDTALESSGDLCYLGGEWRRDVAFAGFEVPIQMDISAEKMIFGVAGIDPERRAELIKVLDINLSWRLHKVSDGQRRRVQICMGLLKPFKVLLLDEITVDLDVLARADLLKFLRKECDERGATIIYATHIFDGLDDWPTNIVYVAHGRLQLAMPIEKVKEISKLSLMRTIEAWLRKERDEDRRKRKENKAVGLPEFEKQVDGSRVVGGDPARASVRVTNNGWAAGRLHSTIAGEENFVLSSNRVLRG, encoded by the exons ATGGGCATTAACGTAAATTCAGATTCAAAGCCGAAAACAGTTGAGATCAAAGAGCTGAAATTCACTTATCCTGGAATCGACGGCCATCCTCCACCAGGCTCCAAACCTCTCATACAAGACTTCTCTCTCAACCTCTTCTCCGGTGATCGGTGCCTTCTCGTCGGATCCAATGGTGCCGGAAAGACTACAATTCTGAAGATATTAGGAGGGAAACACATGGTGGAGCCTGAAATGGTTCGTGTTCTTGGAAGATCGGCTTTTCATGATACAGCTTTGGAATCTTCTGGTGATTTATGTTATCTTGGTGGTGAG TGGAGAAGAGATGTTGCTTTTGCTGGTTTTGAAGTTCCAATACAGATGGACATTTCTGCTGAGAAAATGATATTTGGTGTGGCTGGGATTGATCCTGAAAGAAGAGCAGAGCTAATCAAG GTATTAGATATCAATCTTTCGTGGAGATTGCATAAAGTATCTGATGGTCAAAGAAGAAGAGTGCAAATTTGTATGGGTCTCCTCAAACCATTTAAG GTTCTTCTGTTGGATGAGATAACGGTCGACCTTGATGTTCTAGCCAGAGCTGACCTTCTGAAGTTTCTAAGAAAAGAATGTGATGAGAGGGGTGCCACAATTATATATGCAACACATATATTTGACGGTCTTGACGATTGGCCAACAAATATT GTTTATGTAGCTCATGGAAGGCTGCAATTAGCAATGCCCATAGAGAAAGTCAAAGAAATTAGCAAACTGTCACTAATG AGAACGATAGAAGCTTGGCTACGAAAGGAACGAGATGAAGATAgaagaaaaaggaaagaaaacaaGGCGGTTGGCCTTCCTGAATTTGAAAAGCAAGTTGATGGAAGTCGTGTAGTTGGTGGGGATCCTGCACGAGCTTCAGTTCGAGTTACTAATAATGGCTGGGCCGCAGGCCGGTTACATTCCACCATTGCTGGCGAGGAAAACTTCGTCCTAAGCTCAAACCGAGTATTGAGGGGgtaa